Below is a window of Ciceribacter thiooxidans DNA.
CGGAAGGCGAGCGTCATGGACGGATCGAGCCCTACAAGAGGAAGGTCGAGATCGGCAAGGCTCTGGAGGTAGGCTCCGGTCTGGTGCGCCGCCTTCTCAAAGCGGGCGAGATAGCCATGCACATACAAGGCCTTGCCGTTGACATGACCGCGCGCCAACATGGGATTGAAGCCCAGCTTGCGCGCAAGGCTGACGGCTGCGACGGCGACTGCCGGATCGAAATGGGCGGTGAAGGCATCCACGACTAAGACCACGACAGCCTTGCGCTCTTCAGGGGCGAGCCTTGCCAATGCCTCTGGATCGGCCACTGGCACATTCAGCCGGCACGCCTGGTTGTCCAGCGACCGCTCCGGCAATGCAGGCAAGGCGGTCAGCCCCATCAGACGCATTAGCACCTTGCCCGGCTTCGTCTCCACCACGGCGTTATAGACCGGGCGAAGCCGCGCCATCAAAGGCAGCAGGGTCTCGATGGAGGCGACCAGCGGATCTTTCAGCGGACGCAGATATCGCCCGTGATAGGCAGCGAGGAACTTCGACCGGAAGGCGGGAACGCTGACCTTGACCGGACATTGTCCTGCGCACGCCTTGCAGGATAGGCAGCTATCCATCGCCGATTTGACCTCGTGGGAAAAATCCTCGCGATTGGCCGGATTGAGAGTGTTCAGAGCGCGGCGCGGCAGGGCGAAACGGCTGGGCTTCATCAGCTCGCGGCGTGGGTCGAGCCCCTTTTCCGCGATCAGCCGCAACCACTCGCGCATCAGCGAGGCGCGCCCCTTGGGCGAGAGCCGGCGGTCGCGGCTCGCCTTGTAGGAGGGGCACATGGGGCTCGTCTCGTCGAAATCGAAACAGGCCCCGTTGCCGTTGCAATAGGCGGCATCGTCGAAAGCGGCGCGGATGTCGTTGCCGATGGCACGGTCCAGAGCGCCCCGCAGGGGGACTTCATCGATCTTCAGCAGGGGCGTTGCATCCGCGCTGGCGATCTTGCCGGGATTGAGACGATTTTCCGGATCGAAGGCGCGCTTGATTTCCTGAAGGCAGGGATAAAGGTCGCCGAAAAACTCCGGCACATATTCCGAGCGCACGCCCTTGCCATGCTCGCCCCAGAGCACGCCGCCATATTTGCGGGTGAGCGCCACGACGGCATCGCTGATCTCGCGCACCAGCGGCACATGATCGGGCCGTGCCAGATCGAGCGCTGGGCGCACATGCAGCACGCCGGCGTCGACATGACCGAACATGCCATAGGCCACGCCGGCCTTATCCAGAAGCGCGCGGAACTCGCGGATATAGGCCGCCAGATGTTCCGGCGGCACGGCGGTGTCTTCGACAAAGGCCACCGGCCGCACGGGGCCTTCGACATTGCCGAGAAGACCGACGGCCCGCTTGCGCATGGTCCAGATGGCTTCGGCATCCTTGTGGCCGCGCGCGACGGTATGGCCCAGGCGGTTCGGGTTTGCCGCGTTTTCCAGTGCGCCGGTCACGGCCGCCAGCTTCTGCTCCAGCTCCGCCTCGTTATCGGCCAGGACCTCGACAATGTTGATGCCGTTGGCAGCCGTGCCCTCATCGTCGGGGAAGAAGCGGCTGATCGCGGTCCAGACGATATCGCCCTTGGCGAGGCCCAAAACCTTTTCGTCTACGGTCTCGACGGAGGCGACCTTGAGCGCCGTGAGATTGCGGGCATCCTCAAGGGCGGCGTTGAAGTCGTTGTAGCGGATATTGACCAGCGCGACCTCGGCCGGCAGCGGCAGGAGGTTCAACTCCGCCTCGGCAATCATCGCCAGCGTGCCCTCCGATCCGCAGAGAATGGCGTTGAGGTCGAAACGCCCGTCATCCCGGCGCACATGGGCAAGGTCGTAGCCGGTCATGTAGCGGTTGAGGTTGGGGAAGACCTCCTTGATGCGCTGTTGCTTTTCCCGCGTGATGCGCTCTGCCACACGGTGGATGTCGCCGATCCGGTCCTGACGCTGAAGCGCTGCCTCAAGGTCGGCGCCCTCCAGCAGACGCGACCAGAAATCCGTTCCGTCCATCAGCACGGTCCGCAGCGCCAGCACATGGTTCGAGGTCTTGCCATAGAGGCAGGAGCCCTGGCCGCAGGCGTCGGTGGATATCATGCCGCCGATTGTCGCGCGGTTGGAGGTGGAAAGCTCTGGCGCGAAGAAGAGGCCGAACGGCTTCAGCGCCCGGTTCAGTGCGTCCTTGACCACGCCTGCCTCAACGCGCGCGATCCGCCGCACCGGATCGATGTGCAGGATGCGGTTCATGTGCCGCGAGCAGTCGATCACGATGCCATGGGTCAGAGACTGGCCGTTGGTGCCGGTGCCGCCGCCGCGCGGAGCCACGGTGAGGTTGCGGAATGCCGGCTCGGACAGCGTCCGCGCAATGATTTGCAGGTCTTCCGCCCCGCGGGGAAAAAGCACCGCCTGCGGCTCCATCTGATAGATGGAATTGTCCGTTGCATGGACGATACGGGAGCCCGCGCGCGTTTCGATATCGCCGCGAAACCCCGCCTCGATCAGGCGCTCAAAGAAGCTGGGCGGTGCATCGGCAACGGATGCCGGGCGATCGAGGCGTGGGATCATGGCGAGTGCGTTTTAGTCCTTCAGTGCCGCACAGGCTCGTTCGATGCGGTTCAGCGCTTCTACCAGTTCGGCTTCCGATGTCGCATAGGAAATCCGGAAGAAGGGCGAAAGACCGAAAGCCGAGCCCGGCACGACGGCGACATGCGCCTCTTCGAGCAGGTAATCGGTGAAATCGGCATCGCTTGACAGGGTCTTGCCCTTCGGCGTGACCTTGTTGAGCACGCCCGCGCAGCCGGAGAAGGTGTAGAAGGCGCCTTCCGGTACGCGGCATTCGAGGCCGGCTATGGCATTCAGGCGGCCGACCACCAGATCGCGGCGGCGCTTGAAGCTCGCCTGCCGCTCTTTCAGAAAATCCTGAGGCCCGTTCAGCGCGGCAATCGCGGCGGCCTGGCTGACCGAGCAGGGGCAGGAGGTCGCCTGGCTCTGGATCACGGCCATGGCCTTGATCAGGGCCTTCGGCCCACCGGCATAGCCGATCCGCCAGCCGGTCATGGCATAGGCCTTGGACACGCCGTTGATCGTCAGTGCCCGTTCCTTCAGGCGCGGCTCCAACGCCACCGGCGTGACAAAGTCGAAGCCGTCATAGACGATGTGCTCATACATATCGTCCACCATCAGCCAGACATGCGGATGGCGCAGCAGAACCTCAATCAGCGGGCGATAGTCGGCAGCGCTATAGGCGGCCCCTGACGGGTTGG
It encodes the following:
- a CDS encoding pyridoxal phosphate-dependent aminotransferase, whose protein sequence is MTIAMKVDEAAFRPASRIASVGVSKILQIGAKAAGMKRDGLPVIILGAGEPDFDTPDHIKQAAKAAIDAGETKYTALDGSPALKQAIAAKFKRENGIDYAVDEITVGTGAKQVLFNAFMATIDAGDEVIIPTPYWTSYSDIVEVCGGKSVLVSCSAEAGFRLQAEQLEKAITPKTRWVLLNSPSNPSGAAYSAADYRPLIEVLLRHPHVWLMVDDMYEHIVYDGFDFVTPVALEPRLKERALTINGVSKAYAMTGWRIGYAGGPKALIKAMAVIQSQATSCPCSVSQAAAIAALNGPQDFLKERQASFKRRRDLVVGRLNAIAGLECRVPEGAFYTFSGCAGVLNKVTPKGKTLSSDADFTDYLLEEAHVAVVPGSAFGLSPFFRISYATSEAELVEALNRIERACAALKD
- the ydiJ gene encoding D-2-hydroxyglutarate dehydrogenase YdiJ, translating into MIPRLDRPASVADAPPSFFERLIEAGFRGDIETRAGSRIVHATDNSIYQMEPQAVLFPRGAEDLQIIARTLSEPAFRNLTVAPRGGGTGTNGQSLTHGIVIDCSRHMNRILHIDPVRRIARVEAGVVKDALNRALKPFGLFFAPELSTSNRATIGGMISTDACGQGSCLYGKTSNHVLALRTVLMDGTDFWSRLLEGADLEAALQRQDRIGDIHRVAERITREKQQRIKEVFPNLNRYMTGYDLAHVRRDDGRFDLNAILCGSEGTLAMIAEAELNLLPLPAEVALVNIRYNDFNAALEDARNLTALKVASVETVDEKVLGLAKGDIVWTAISRFFPDDEGTAANGINIVEVLADNEAELEQKLAAVTGALENAANPNRLGHTVARGHKDAEAIWTMRKRAVGLLGNVEGPVRPVAFVEDTAVPPEHLAAYIREFRALLDKAGVAYGMFGHVDAGVLHVRPALDLARPDHVPLVREISDAVVALTRKYGGVLWGEHGKGVRSEYVPEFFGDLYPCLQEIKRAFDPENRLNPGKIASADATPLLKIDEVPLRGALDRAIGNDIRAAFDDAAYCNGNGACFDFDETSPMCPSYKASRDRRLSPKGRASLMREWLRLIAEKGLDPRRELMKPSRFALPRRALNTLNPANREDFSHEVKSAMDSCLSCKACAGQCPVKVSVPAFRSKFLAAYHGRYLRPLKDPLVASIETLLPLMARLRPVYNAVVETKPGKVLMRLMGLTALPALPERSLDNQACRLNVPVADPEALARLAPEERKAVVVLVVDAFTAHFDPAVAVAAVSLARKLGFNPMLARGHVNGKALYVHGYLARFEKAAHQTGAYLQSLADLDLPLVGLDPSMTLAFRSEYKTLPGNPLKATVALPEEWLVSIGLRNIASTAIQGNVSLMVHCTERTNAAASIGQWKAVFKAFGLTLEMVDTGCCGMAGTFGHEVRNRPMSETLYAMSWAETVKRQQPEDILMASGYSCRSQVKAIDRRSLPHPLQVLDRLFPANS